The Euphorbia lathyris chromosome 3, ddEupLath1.1, whole genome shotgun sequence genome contains a region encoding:
- the LOC136222886 gene encoding translocon-associated protein subunit alpha, with the protein MKNLRVFFLALLLLASPLLQVARCQSDSDAEVVEAGEEASDLGIVGEDAQDFGDGSFSSAPGVDTICVFPKNSAHVVPAGEETDLLVGVKNDGESSINVIAIKASVHLPYDHRLLVQNLTTQAFNNATVPASAQATFPYIFGVSKYLQPGNFDLVGTIIYEIDQQPYQSTFYNGTIEVVESGGFLSIESVFLVTLGSALLVLLGLWIHGQIQNLSKKTKRAPKVEVGTGTRDVSMDEWLQGTAFTQSLSSKSKKKK; encoded by the exons ATGAAGAATCTTAGGGTTTTCTTCTTAGCTCTACTCCTCCTCGCGTCTCCTCTCCTTCAAG TGGCTAGGTGTCAGTCTGATTCTGATGCAGAAGTCGTAGAGGCTGGTGAAGAAGCCAGCGATCTTGGTATTGTTGGTGAGGATGCCCAGGATTTTGGTGATGGAAGTTTCAGTTCAGCTCCTGGAGTTGATACAATCTGTGTTTTCCCCAAAAACAGTGCACATG TGGTGCCAGCTGGGGAAGAGACTGATCTACTTGTTGGAGTGAAAAATGATG GTGAGTCGAGCATTAATGTCATTGCGATTAAGGCCAGTGTTCATCTTCCTTATGATCATCGACTTTTGGTTCAGAATCTCACTACCCAG GCCTTCAACAATGCAACTGTTCCTGCATCAGCACAGGCAACTTTCCCATACATTTTTGGTGTCAGCAAGTACTTACAG CCTGGAAACTTTGATCTTGTGGGCACCATTATTTATGAGATAGACCAGCAGCCATACCAAAGCACCTTTTATAATGGTACCATTGAAGTTGTGGAGTCTGGTGGCTTCCTAAGCATAGAGTCAGTTTTCCTGGTTACCCTTGGAAGTGCTCTTCTTGTACTCCTTGGTTTATGGATCCATGGTCAGATTCAAAACCTCTCTAAG AAAACAAAGAGAGCTCCAAAGGTGGAAGTTGGAACTGGGACCAGGGATGTCTCGATGGATGAGTGGCTTCAG GGAACTGCATTTACACAATCATTGTCCAGCaaatcaaagaagaagaagtag